Proteins found in one Gimesia chilikensis genomic segment:
- a CDS encoding response regulator transcription factor gives MNFSRKNKVYIIDDDKDVAQSTVILLQAQGLQTELFHSVEDFLTETDPTISGCVVSDYALEGNWNGIDLLRKIQDLGYRIPFILASGSLNHSSRLTAEKSGAFAIIEKPYPSENLCETIYAALKHNDRLFPN, from the coding sequence ATGAATTTTTCAAGAAAAAACAAGGTCTACATCATCGATGACGACAAAGATGTTGCCCAGTCTACTGTCATTCTGCTCCAGGCTCAGGGCTTGCAAACTGAGTTATTTCACTCAGTGGAGGACTTTCTCACAGAAACTGATCCCACAATATCAGGTTGTGTGGTCTCTGATTATGCGCTGGAAGGAAACTGGAATGGCATTGACCTGCTGCGGAAGATACAGGATCTGGGATACAGGATCCCATTCATTCTCGCATCCGGCTCTCTGAACCACAGTTCCCGGTTAACTGCGGAAAAGTCTGGTGCCTTTGCAATTATTGAAAAACCTTATCCTTCAGAAAATTTATGTGAAACGATCTATGCCGCACTGAAACATAATGATCGCCTATTCCCGAATTGA
- a CDS encoding biliverdin-producing heme oxygenase, which yields MQDFATEIREAVQELHQQIESTYLAFRMMHGIISKPEYSWILAQLYYLHRFLEPTWQADSTLTGLFDLNKYSRLQTIQADLNLLVNGDMPPVDPKTQKLLQQTSAMYQENIHSLIGVLYVLEGSRLGSVYLTEPLMNALSLQDTTGAGFFLCTPEPWYKDWYRFKESINQIDDLPQQFEGIKYAAVKTFEGMIELYQTKPA from the coding sequence ATGCAAGATTTCGCAACGGAGATCCGGGAAGCGGTTCAAGAATTGCATCAGCAGATCGAATCTACTTATCTCGCATTTCGTATGATGCATGGAATCATTTCGAAGCCAGAATATTCCTGGATTCTAGCACAGCTATACTATTTGCATCGTTTTCTGGAGCCAACCTGGCAAGCAGACAGTACCCTGACTGGACTCTTCGACTTAAATAAATATTCTCGACTGCAAACCATTCAGGCTGATTTGAACCTGCTTGTGAATGGCGACATGCCTCCCGTTGATCCCAAAACTCAAAAGCTACTCCAGCAAACATCAGCCATGTATCAGGAAAATATACACTCGCTGATTGGTGTTTTGTATGTCCTGGAAGGATCGAGGCTGGGCTCAGTGTATTTAACCGAGCCTCTGATGAATGCTTTATCGCTTCAGGACACAACAGGGGCCGGTTTTTTTCTCTGTACCCCAGAGCCATGGTACAAAGACTGGTACCGCTTCAAGGAGAGCATCAATCAGATTGATGATCTGCCCCAGCAGTTTGAAGGCATCAAGTATGCCGCAGTCAAAACATTTGAAGGAATGATAGAGCTGTACCAGACAAAACCAGCTTGA
- a CDS encoding LacI family DNA-binding transcriptional regulator: MSATVKDVARLAAVSVGTVSRVLSGEPNVSAETAQRVRDAVQELGYSPLRKRKSVAEGRELLRQQIAVLLLGMDRSLANLPSVASGIHGVESSLSRAGANVLLWDLPYLDKLPDTLASQKLHGLLVKAALQGNMLEKADKTLIARLRQLPTVWFLGRPRGIDWGDVVESNDVEVGRLAAEYLISRGHRRVALLDPKPDHVTLGQRSASFTWHIAQHGGKVERVAGKKSHWSLPLQTVNDTNQVEHLLDKVLKQRSKPTALFCPADSIAALVYRCCSRRGLRIGKDLSLISCNNELPLLQGLYPEVTTVDICAEQIGQQAVEQLIWRLQHPSSPSITVSVQPRLVEGMSVADLRRKK, translated from the coding sequence ATGTCAGCAACAGTCAAGGATGTCGCGAGGTTAGCAGCTGTTTCCGTGGGGACGGTCAGTCGAGTGCTCAGCGGTGAGCCCAATGTATCTGCCGAGACAGCGCAACGTGTTAGGGACGCTGTACAAGAACTGGGGTACTCACCTTTACGCAAGCGAAAATCGGTGGCGGAAGGACGGGAGTTATTGCGACAGCAAATCGCTGTTCTTCTGCTGGGAATGGACCGGTCGCTGGCAAATCTCCCTTCGGTGGCCAGTGGCATACATGGTGTTGAGTCGTCGCTTTCCCGGGCTGGCGCTAATGTGCTTTTATGGGACTTGCCTTATCTGGACAAGTTGCCTGATACCCTCGCCTCACAAAAGCTGCATGGCCTGCTGGTCAAGGCTGCGCTGCAGGGAAATATGCTTGAAAAGGCGGATAAAACTCTCATCGCTCGCCTACGACAGCTTCCCACGGTCTGGTTTCTTGGTCGTCCCCGTGGCATTGACTGGGGGGATGTTGTGGAATCGAATGATGTCGAAGTAGGCCGTCTGGCTGCCGAGTACCTCATTTCCCGGGGCCATAGACGTGTTGCTCTTTTAGACCCCAAGCCGGATCACGTCACACTGGGTCAACGCAGCGCCAGTTTCACATGGCATATCGCTCAACACGGTGGCAAAGTCGAGAGAGTCGCAGGGAAGAAATCGCATTGGTCACTGCCACTGCAGACTGTTAATGACACCAATCAGGTCGAACACCTGTTAGATAAAGTATTGAAACAAAGGAGTAAACCGACGGCTCTCTTCTGCCCGGCAGACAGTATTGCGGCACTGGTATACCGTTGCTGTAGCCGGCGCGGTCTTCGGATCGGTAAAGATCTCAGCTTGATTTCTTGTAATAACGAATTGCCTTTGCTGCAGGGACTATATCCGGAAGTCACCACTGTTGATATTTGTGCCGAGCAAATCGGCCAACAAGCAGTTGAGCAATTGATCTGGAGACTTCAACATCCCAGCTCTCCCTCCATCACGGTCTCTGTACAACCACGCTTGGTGGAGGGGATGTCAGTTGCTGACTTGAGGAGGAAAAAATAA